A window of Clupea harengus chromosome 24, Ch_v2.0.2, whole genome shotgun sequence genomic DNA:
CAGTGCGGTATCGATTTGGAAGAGGCGTCCGTCCTGAGCGGCCTGTGCACAGAAGTCTTCAAGGTGGAACCTGTGATGTTTCAGAAGAGATTCTACAGCTTTGTGCACCTCAGTATACAGGAATTCCTTGCTGCCCTCCACGTGTTCGCCTCCTTCCTGAAGAAGGACATAGAGGCACTGAAGCCTTTTCTTGAGGAGAGACCGAAGAAGGTGTTCCTGTACCAACTCCTGAAGAGCGCCATATCCAAAGCCCTTCAAAGCAACAACGGACACCTGGATCTCTTTGTCCGCTTCCTGGTGGGAATCTCGCTGGATTCCAACCAGACCTTTCTAGAAGGCCTGCTGCCAGAACCCttggacgaggacaaggaagacaACATCAAGTCCATGGAATTGACCGTCAAGCACATCAAGTCTTTGGTGCGGGATGATCTTTCCCCCGAGAGATTCATAAACCTCATGAACTGCCTGACGGAGATGAAGGACAACTCGGTCCACAAGGAGCTGCAGCGGTACCTGCAGTATGTAAAAAGCCCGGAAACAGAGCTTGAGCCAGCCCACTGTTCTGCACTGGCCAACATGACCCTGCTGTTGGAGGAACCCATGGAGGAGTTTGACCTCAGACGCTACAACGTGGGAGACGAGGGGAGAAAGAGGCTAATGCCAGCTGTTAGGTGGTGCAAGAAAGCCAGGTATATATCTGCATAATATTGTTTTTCATGCTCTATTGTGTAATAAGAGCAAAAACATTCAGTAGCAAAAAGGAACCAATATTCAACAAAATATTTCTAAAAAGTTGACTACACCCAACATTTTTCCTATTTCTCTTTAATAAATACATTCTATTTGAAACCAGAGTCATGGAGTATGCTTCCCATTCTTAAACCTCAACTAAGCTAAACACCTTTTTTTCCTGATTGCCGTTGCAGGCTTGCTGAATGCGAGCTCACGGCTGACTGTGGGGAGATCGTGACCTCAGCCCTTCAGTCAGAGCACTCGCCTCTGAGGGTGTTGGATCTGGAGATGAGCCACCTCACAGAGCCTGGACTGACCGCAGTCTGCTCTGGTCTCACGACCCCACACTGCAAACTTCAGGCTCTTAGGTGAGTGGGATAcgttataaaaaaaacagtttaaaCGGCAGTGTGTGCATATTCTGACCCTAACCCTTAAACTATGCCTATTCGTTTTCCAGACTGACAATAGAGTGTCATCAGATATATTGGTCCTGTTGATCcatctctctcgtctctctcttgcAGTCTAGCTGGTTGCAGACGCACGTCAGACTTCATGTGTGTGGCGCTGGGCACGGCTCTCCTGTCCATCAGCTCCCACCTCacagagctggacctgagcTACAATATGCTGTGCAGTGATGACATGAGGGCACTCGCCTCTGGACTCAAGAATCCCGGCTGCAAGGTTGAGAAACTGAGGTGAGGCATGGCAGTAGTTAGATTGTCCGCACAACCCTCCACATCTACAACCAATGGAAATCTATTCGCTAGCCAGCTAGTTTTTCTATTAGTGACAGTTGTTGCAAAATAATGTTAATTTGTCATGTATAAAAGTCTAAGTTCTACGTGATTGAATGTGAATGAAATAGCATTTTTAAgcatttgtgttttaaaaatgaattagcaatagcatttaaaaaatgaattagCCTTAGCGTTTTGGTTTCCCTCAGGTTGCGGAAGTGCTCCCTTACAGATCATGGCTGTGAGATGCTAGCAAGTGTTCTCTGCTCGGACCCGTGCAGCCTGAGAGAGCTGGACTTGAGGGACAACAAATTGAAAGACACGGGGATAGAGCTGCTGTCTGAGGCGATGAAGACCCCACAGTGTAACCTGGAGAACCTGAGGTTAGCGTCTGGGGCCAAGGTCTTCTCTTACACATGAACCTTACTCCTGTATATGCAGTAACCAGTATGTCCATTGTGATGTATAATCTAAAGAAATAGCAATGTTATAATAATGttataaataaattacaatatatatgtatgtataataataaatattagtTACTTGACATGTAACTCTAGTAACTACTAGTAAATCACTTTAAATTATGTATTGGCCAAACTATGCATGATGTAGATACACAGTTTGTTTCATTGAGTTTGCATCAATTCAAATGATTAGtgtctttacatttagtcattttagcagacgcttttatccaaagcgacttacatatgtgcgacttacaatgtatacacattttacatttacactgatggcacactgcacatcaggagcaattaggggttcagtgtcttgctcaaggacgcttcgacagggaatcgatctagcaaccttctgtttactaaacggcttctctacctcctgtaccactgtcgcccctgaaCATGTGCCACGTCAGCCAGAGAGAGGGTTCATGTTGATGATGCCCTACAGAGAGGGTACAGAGAGGGTACATGTTGATGCCCGCGGGTACAGAGAGGGtacatgttgatgtgtgtgtgtgtgtgtgtgtgtctgtgtgtgtgtgtgtgtgtgtgtgtgtgtgtgtgtgtgtgtctctttgaggTTACCTCAGATGTAGATGTGATGAACACATGACCCTCATTCCCCACTTGATGACACGTTACGACACAACACATGTCTCTCATTCAACGTTGAGtcttcctttccttttcagACTTGCTGGCTGTAACCTCACTGAGTCGTCCTGGAGACGTTTGACGTCGGTGTTCCAGGGTGAGCTGGACCTGAGTGAGAGCAGCCTGCAGCTGTCAGAGCTGGAGCAGCTGTCAGCAGCACTGAGGAGCCCAGACTGCAGAGTGAACACCCTCAGGTGAGGCTGTGCATTACGGCATATAAACAATAGAAATGGGTTATTCGATACAAACAGTAATGTATAACTGTTGATTGCAAAATGATAACATGTACTTCTTTTTCTCATTTGTTTACAGACTGACTATGTGCTTTCTGAAGGATGGCCACTGTGAAGTTTTGTCTTCAGTCCTCAGTTCAGATGGGTCCCACCTGAGAGAGCTGGACCTAAGAGACAACGACCTGCAGGACTCAGGAATTGAGCTGCTCTCCTCTGGACTGAAGAGCTCACAGTGTTCACTGGAACGACtgaggtacaaacacacagagagaatcatGAGTATAGAACTATAATGCTACTATTAATTCAGTAGTACAataagtaatgtgtgtgtgcgctcctctcctgctgcagGTTGTCTTTCTGTGGTGTGACTGAGAAAGGCTGTGAGAGTCTGGCTTCTGCCCTGAGTGCAAACCCCTCCTACCTGAGAGAGCTGGACCTGAGCTACAATCACCCAGGAGAGACAGGAGTCAGGCTTCTGACTGAGAGAAAGGACGACCCAGACTGCAAACTAGAGACACTCAAGTGAGTAGTGCTGGATCAGAAtgtggggaaggagagaaggagatggatacagagagtgtgagagagggagaacattaTGAATAGTGTTTAATTGCTTTTACCTTCAGTGTATTGACTTCTTATGGTCTTCTGCTATCCTCCTTACTTCATCAAAGGTGACTAAATGCTGAAATTAACTTTTGAGTCGAGTCTATACATCACAAATGTTCAgattatctcacacacacatacacacacacacacacacacacacacacacacactaacctgtaCATCTTTGTGTCCTATAGCGTGGAAAAGGACGCAGAGTGCTGGATGAAGTCAGGGCTCAGGAAATGTAAGTTAAAACTCCTCAAAACATATATAGCATTTATTATTACATTAGTGTTGTATTGACTTTTGCTATTTGTAGAAGCAGTCGTAGCCCTTAGTATGTGCCTTGTAAAGCCCTTGCTAGTAGCAGTCGTAGTGGTAGCCAgtgttcattgaacacgttcatttttatgagaacgatgaactgaacgcaacctaactcgacttcgcactacgttacccatgaatcatcgcacacatgtataccaaacaagcaacgtattccaagacaacagctctCGGGTCTcgtataaaaatggcaagtgaaagctaaaacagagacgcagactcagcgagtacatccgatgcaccttattattatgtgcgggacttttacacactgtctgataaagtttccgacaaaTTAGCAAGAAGAAAAATtagcaagaagaaaaaaaacatttattttaggaaTTGATACATATATGATACAATATGAAGTGCAGTTTAAGGCAAGGGGTAGTGATGGAtacatttttctttaaaaaacaagttaagtctttcattctcactttccaccttAAGACTATGAAATTAACTGAACTAGGAACTAGTTCAGagtttaaatggtgaactatgaacgtgaactattcatgtttacttgtatgaactgaactttgaactagttcatgagaggtgtgaacttgcacaacaatggtggtagcagtagtagtagtaggagtaggagtagcagcagtagtagcagtagaagtagtagtaataatagtagtagcagtagtaatagtaatagcagtagtagttgtagcagtagcagtggtagtagcagtagcagtaatagtagtagtgaTAGTAATGGCAGTATAgtggtagcagtagtagtagtagtagtcgcAGTAAGTAATGCTTTGCTGTTGGTTTTTAACTGCTGTGGAAGTAGAAGGCCTGTTCGAGGAGGTAAtaacctaaatttccctcgggattaataaagtatccatctatctatctatctatctatctatctatctatctatcagtacTTGTATTGTCTTGTTATGAAAATATATGTATGAATTTAGTTTAACTTTCCCTAATGCTGTACTGTATAACATATGACATATGGCCTTGGTGGAGGTATGCGCTCTGAGTGCTCTTCTAGTCATCATCCTGTTCTTTACTGCGTGTAGAGACCACCCCACACCATCTAGCCTCATCCCTTTCTATGTTGAAATGTTCAATATGCCTCCCTGTCCAACCTCTCTCCCCGTCGgcagatgcctgtgagctcacaATGGACACCAACACCATGAACAAGCAGCTCTACCTCTCAGAAGGGAACCGGAGGGTGAAGTGTGAGTTCGGGGAACACGACTACCCGTTCCACCCAGAGAGGTTTGAGAATGTCGAGCAGGTTCTGGCCACAGAGGGCTTCAAAGGCCGCTGCTACTGGGAAGCAGAGTGGGAAGGGTTCCGTGTGTATCTCGGCATGACATACAAAGACGTGGAAAGGCAGGGCGGGAAGGGACGCCTCGGACACAACGAGAAGTCCTGGGCGCTGCGGTGCGACTACATCGGCTCCGTCTTAGAAGTGAATTCTTACAGCGCTTACCACAATGGTGACATGACAATCATCGAATCGCCTGGGTGCGTCTCCTCCACACGAGTAGGAGTGTATTTGGACTGGCCGGCTGGCACACTGTCCTTCTACggcgtctcctctgacacactcacccacctgcacacaTTTCGTCACAGATTCACAGAGCCCCTTTACCCAGGAATCGGGTTTGTCTCCGATTTTCACACTGAGGatagtgtgttcctgtgtaagATTGAATAGGCCTCCTTAAAATAGCAAAGTATGTATCAGACTAATTaaagtgtgcatgctttaaAATCAAAGAAATGTAAGAGGCAGAGTGTTGCTTACTTTTACAGTGTAGTGAAGGatagtgtgttcctgtgtaagATACGTGACAAAGAGCAAAATGGAAGTACttgaaaattaattttcagTATGCTTAGAAGTAcctctacatttttttttaaatgtgaacaCTTAGTGTAGCCTGCttttagtgtgtgcgtgtgtgtgtttgaggggtggggggggggggggggttatgtttGCATAACCCACAGTTTAAACCAAGTGAAGTGTGCAACATGTGTAGGATAAACATTTATATGAAAATCATTTAATCTGTGCTTACAAAATCAAAGAACCATCTGCTTGTGATTCAGACTTTAGAAACACAGAAAACGCTACTTATAAATTGTCTTTTTACCCAAGAATGTTTCTAATCATCAGAGGACGTGGGTTTTTTACACTGCTGTTGTCTGTGATGTACTAATCAGAACACTTTAAACTAACCTGACTGGAGACTGAAAATAAAGGCTTATGACAACGTCAACAATGTctactgtttttgttgttgcacTCCGCTTAAAATGTCatttaaaaccacacacaggttcatatttagattagattagattcaactttattgtcattgcacagagtacaggtactgaggcaacgaaatgcagttagcaactaaccagaagtgcaaagtagaagagtgcagagtatgtgcaaatggtaatataaatatagataaatatggtatatacagtatgacataagatataagtggtatgagcagtaagaacatgagcagcaataaaggtgattagtgcagatgtgatatagatatgtgtaaagtgcagatgaagtacaggtgaaggtggcagtagaggttataagttataaatgaggtaggagacatgatatatttatttaaatatttattggCTTTTTCATGAGGCACCAgggtaaaataaatcacatagCAAACACAGTTGAGACATCTACGCTTCTACGCTGGCTGTATATTTTAGTGCCAGCTCAAAGTCACCAATGCCAACCCTGCTCTTACCTCTGGAAACCCCACTCAAGTTAATTATGTTCCactccaaacaaaaacaacaaaaaaaacacactctgaaAAGCTCTTCAAACTGAAATAGTTCTGTATAACAAGTAAAAGCCATGTTCAGGCACCAGAGACAGTGCCAGTACTGAATTAACTGATAAGGAACTAATCAGCCCTGATCTGGAACTAACTGGCCCTGATCTGGAACTAATTGGCCCTGATACGTGAAAAATCAGACCTTATACGGGACAAATCAGACCTGATACGGGACAAATTGGTCCTGATCTGGTTATGGACCAGACCTGATCTTTCACCGTTTGGTCCTGACGTTGCGTACAGATCAGCAAGCACAGGACAGCTACAGTgttgttgtaaacaaacaaactgaaccTAGAGACACAGAAAACACTGGCTTTCGTCatcttctgttttgtttgtttgtttgttgctgaAAGGCATTAGAGCTTCACATGCAAGTCCATATAAGGAAGTTCCACAGAAGTGCTCCTTTCATACTTTTGTCTTCCAGGAAAACGATGCGTGTTCTCTTTCTCAACAGAGAAAATACAGGAAGTGGAAGGACTAAGGGGGGAAATGCTTAAATGCAATTGGTCAAAAGTCCAGCCACTCAGACATGTAGATGCAGTTTGACGGCGAGATCTCCCCTCCCTCGTGACAGTCGTCAAACACCTGGgaacagaataataaaaaaaaaaaaagtaacccTTTAAGGAGTGAGTTTaatgttaaatcgtatgttaaaatgttaaaaagttttctattatgcttatgttaattcatttttattttattgtattattatagttagtttttaatatgttggcactctgagattcttttgaatgaagggtgcattacaaataaaataaattattattattattattattattattattattagttttcTGCAAATCATTCCAGAATCGTTTCATTCATCAATACATTTACTGCCATTTTATAACGGTCGCTTCAGTTCATTATTACACCATCAAATGGTGGAACCTTCAGTTGGCAACATTCTAAATCACATATCTGTCATCGTACTCCAGTGTGAAAGTTACAGATCCAGTAATTGCCTCTTTCGGCTCCATTTCCAACACAAACTCTTGTAAGGTTCGTGTTTCAATCTCTGTGTTGGACCATTTTACTATGACTGGACCTCTTGAATGATAAGGTTGagattatatatgtatatatatatatataaaatatatatatatatatatataaaaaaaacacacacacacacacacacacacacgtacgtacgtacCGGGCAGAGTCCGCACGGCGTCTTGACGAGGCCGGTGGGCTGGATGATGGGGTTGACCCCCCGGTAGAGCTTCATCTGCCCGTCCACACTGCCCACCGTCCCCTCCTTAGCGGCGATGATGGTCATCTCCACCTTCCCGTCAAAGATCAGCGTGTTCAGGATCGTCTCAATGTCCTCCATGGACAGATCCacctgagagaggggaggggagtcaATACCAATCACAggagagggtctgtgtgtgtctgatatagacagagcttgagtgtgtgtgtgtgtgtgtgtgtgtgtgatagagagagcgagcgagcgtgtgtgtgtgtgcgcgtgggtgtgtgtgtgtgtgtgtgtgtgtgtgtgtgtgtgtgtgatagagagagcgagcgtgtgtgtgtgtgtgcgcgtgggtgtATTAAAGAGAATATgtttatgcatgcatgcgtgcctgcgacagagagagaaaaacaattagggagagagagatagagagatgaagaaagaaatagatagacatacacagacagaaagacagacagacagacagatggatgaaCTGATAGACaaatggatagatagacaggtgaatggacagacagacgaacaggcagacagacagacagacggacggagggacaaacagacagacagagggacaaacagacagacaggtggacgaacaggcagacagacagacagacggacggagggacaaacagacagacagacagagggacaaacagacagacaggtggacgaacaggcagacagacagacagacggacagagggacaaacagacagacagacagagggacgaagggacaaacaaacagacagacaggtggacgaacaggcagacagacagacagacggacggagggacaaacagacagatggacggagagacaaacagacagacaggtggacgaacaggctgacagacagacggacggagggacagacagacagacagatggatggagggacaaacaggcagacaggtggatgaacagacagacagacagacaggtggatggagggacaaacagacagacggacggagggacaaacagagagacaggtggatGAACAGAGCGATAGATCTTGCCTTGCTGATGCCCAGCTCCGAGATGTACTTCCAGACCTCGTGGGACGTGGCAAAGGAGCTGTTCCTCTGGACCATAGGAGACTGCTTACTGTCCCGCGCTACTtcagcctaaacacacacacacacacgttttacaCAGAACTTCACTCAAAAACAGAAATACATTGtaagaatgagagggagggagagagagagagagagactttctgACTCTTCAAACCCTTTATTGAAACATTTTATGGATCCAGGACACCTTAAAAAggcttacacccccccccaccacggTACAATAATGTACTTCACCAATTAAATATCATcaacatggggagagagaaaaaacaagggcgggccagcgagagagagacagacagccagggagagagcgagaccgcacgagaacgagagagagagacagacagacagacagacagacagacagaccagacagacagacagagagaaagagagagagagagagacagacagacacagacagagagcaagagagacagacagagagcaagagagacagacagacagacagacagagagacagacagagagcaagagagacagacagagagcaagagagacagacagacagacagacagagagacagacagagagcaagagagacagacagacagacagacagacagacagagacagacagacagacagacagacacagacagacagacacagacagacagacagacagagagcaagagagacagacagagacagacagacaggacagacagagacagacagtgttaGACCCCTCCCTCCGTGCGCACCTTGCTCTGCAGGAACTTGAAGCACTGCTGGTTGAGCACCTCCACAAACTCCGACTCAAAGTCCTGGTCGCTGTACCAGGCGCCCCCCGTCACGGACCGGTCTGGCTGGATGTTGTACAGCATGTACACCTTCTTCTTGGAGGCCtgcaagggtcaagggtcatcaCACAAGGGTCATCACACAAGAGTCATCAGACTAGAGAGTCATCACACAAGAGCACTCACACAAGAGACATCACACAAGGGTCATCACACAAGAGACATTAGACAAGGGTCATCACACAAGAGACATTAGACAAGGGTCATCACACAAGGGTCATCACACAAGGGTCATCAGACTAGAGTATTCACACAAGTTATCAGACAAGGGTCATCACACAAGGGTCATCACACAAGAGTATTCACGAAAGAGTCATCACACAAGAGTCATCACACCAGACACCAGTATATGTACCAGACGTCTAACCTCCCACGAGTGTTGAAATTCCCTTACTTCACTCTAAACATGACACACCTCCTTCTGCCACGCACACAGCAGCAGTCACACAAGACGTGTGACCTCCCACCCATACTAAAGTCCCCCTTACTAGACTACATCTATGAGATCACAGGAAAAACAATCCATACTAgagtcagtgtggaggtggtaaACGCCTACAAATACgtaggagttcatctggacaataaactggactggtcagccaacattgatgcaatctacaagaagggtcagagccggctctacttcctgaggaggttgaggtccttcaatgtctgcaaccaACTCCTGCGCATTttctaccagtctgttgttgccagcgtcctcttttatgctgtggtgtgctggggaggcagcataaaaGAAAAGGGATGCTgggcgactggacaggctggtgagaagggcaggagctgttgttggcacggaactggactgcctcacaacAGTGGCGGAGAGAAGCACCCCGAGTTggttgctgactatcttggCACTATGTcaaccacccactacacagaactctcaacagacagaaaagcatattcagtggcagactcctgtcactgtcatgctcatcagacaggctgaggaagtccttttacaacgccacgcagaaggggagagggaggggggatggtcttccctgcatgagtctacctcagtctgcccacTCCTTCTCATCTCACTGTCCAtccctttactggctatactagcccctgGCACAGGTATTAACCACTTATattctgcactctctctttgcactatccacacacacacacacacacacacacacacccaagcacaagaacactatctttgcactatccacacacacaagcacaagcacaagaacactatctttgcactttccacacaagcacactctttttgcactatccacactagcagcacaagatcactttccttCTGGGCATTtacatcaacactgtcacaatcaatgcatatcgtaccatagggtcagacccattcttgtatctgtaaaCTCCCCACTCctttgtgaacatgttctccctatgtgtatgtgattgatgtatgtatgtatgtatgtatgtatgtatgtctgagttgtataagtgtataagctactgaaTGACCTAAATTTCACTCTgaattaataaagtatccatctatctatctatctatctatctatatccaTGAGATCAcaggactctcacacacaaacacacacacacacacacacagagagagagcggtgtTGACTCACAGCGACAGATTTGACGGCCTTGATGAGCTTCTTGCTCTCCAGGTTCTTCAGGATCTTGTTGATCTCCGTCAGAGGAAGGTTACTCTTGAACCGGATGTCTCTGCTCCAGATGCCTGAGAcggatggacagacacacacacacacacacacacacacacacacacacacacacacacacacacacacacacacacacacacacacacacacacacacacacacacacacacacacacacacacacacacacacacacacacacacacacacacacgaacatcaAGAAAGAGTCGAGGAGATCATGATCTATAGGACATGAAGATGCCTGAAATGGAGGACGAGATGCTCATAATAAGTCAACGTGAATGATTGCGAGTTGTTAAGAATGACACTTATCTAAAAGTTTaagaaaatataaatatgtgAAATCTATAGGCCTGAATGACCTGAATGAGCTGAATGAAACACTCCTCACGTGAGGGTCTTCTTTACAGATAAGCTGCAatatcagtcagtgtgtgtaacaTGCAAACGACAAGTAATCTTATAACAACTGGACATATGTATGATACTCTTATAACAACTGGACATATGTATGATACTCCATGATCTTATAACAACTGGACATATGTATGATACTCCATGATCTTATAACAACTGGACATATGTATGATACTCTTATAACAACTGGACATATGTATGATACTCTTATAACAACTGGACGTATGTATGATACTCCATGATCTTATAACAACTGGACATATGTATGATACTCTTATAACAACTGGACATATGTATGATACTCTTATAACAACTGGACATATGTAGGATTCTCCATGATCTTATAACAACTGGACATATGTATGATACTCTTATAACAACTGGACGTATGTATGATACTCCATGATCTTATAACAACTGGACATATGTATGATACTCTTATAACAACTGGACATATGTATGATACTCTTATAACAACTGGACATATGTATGATACTCTTATAACAACTGGACAAATGTATGATACTCCATGATCTTATAACAACTGGACATCTGTATGATACTCTTATAACAACTGGACATATGTATGATACTCCATGATCTTATAACAACTGGACATCTGTATGATACTCTTATAACAACTGGACATATGTAGGATACTCCATGATCTTATAACAACTGGACATATGTATGATACTCTTATAACAACTGGACATATGTATGATACTCCATGATCTTATAACAACTGGACATATGTATGATACTCTTATAACAACTGGACATATGTATGATACTCTTATAACAACTGGACAAATGTATGATACTCCATGATCTTATAACAACTGGACATATGTATGATACTCTTATAACAActggacatactgtatgtaggataCTCCATGATCTTATAACAACTGGACATATGTATGATACTCTTATAACAACTGGACATATGTAGGATACTCCATGATCTTATAACAACTGGACATATGTATGATACTTCATGATCTTATAACAACtggacatacagtaccagtcaaaagtgtta
This region includes:
- the LOC105909342 gene encoding NACHT, LRR and PYD domains-containing protein 12-like, which gives rise to MDNFTSSSAGLVPSEHIDRFTDIRGFNDEDKVEYFKKKLGDDPHAEKIIAQVKTTRSLFIMCHIPIFCCITATVMQYIMAQGNFEQIPKTLTEMYVHFLCTQLKMTNHKFVGNKIMVMKDFLAENKDGILKLAELAFRKLEGTEGSILFYKDDLSQCGIDLEEASVLSGLCTEVFKVEPVMFQKRFYSFVHLSIQEFLAALHVFASFLKKDIEALKPFLEERPKKVFLYQLLKSAISKALQSNNGHLDLFVRFLVGISLDSNQTFLEGLLPEPLDEDKEDNIKSMELTVKHIKSLVRDDLSPERFINLMNCLTEMKDNSVHKELQRYLQYVKSPETELEPAHCSALANMTLLLEEPMEEFDLRRYNVGDEGRKRLMPAVRWCKKARLAECELTADCGEIVTSALQSEHSPLRVLDLEMSHLTEPGLTAVCSGLTTPHCKLQALSLAGCRRTSDFMCVALGTALLSISSHLTELDLSYNMLCSDDMRALASGLKNPGCKVEKLRLRKCSLTDHGCEMLASVLCSDPCSLRELDLRDNKLKDTGIELLSEAMKTPQCNLENLRLAGCNLTESSWRRLTSVFQGELDLSESSLQLSELEQLSAALRSPDCRVNTLRLTMCFLKDGHCEVLSSVLSSDGSHLRELDLRDNDLQDSGIELLSSGLKSSQCSLERLRLSFCGVTEKGCESLASALSANPSYLRELDLSYNHPGETGVRLLTERKDDPDCKLETLNVEKDAECWMKSGLRKYACELTMDTNTMNKQLYLSEGNRRVKCEFGEHDYPFHPERFENVEQVLATEGFKGRCYWEAEWEGFRVYLGMTYKDVERQGGKGRLGHNEKSWALRCDYIGSVLEVNSYSAYHNGDMTIIESPGCVSSTRVGVYLDWPAGTLSFYGVSSDTLTHLHTFRHRFTEPLYPGIGFVSDFHTEDSVFLCKIE
- the polr3f gene encoding DNA-directed RNA polymerase III subunit RPC6 — translated: MADVKVKKESTDPVDIENRIKELCGQFPHGITDQVIQNDMPHVEPKQRAMAINRLLSVGQLDLLRNSNGLLYRMKDNQSTSKMKGSDNQEKLVYQVIEDAGNKGIWSRDIRFKSNLPLTEINKILKNLESKKLIKAVKSVAASKKKVYMLYNIQPDRSVTGGAWYSDQDFESEFVEVLNQQCFKFLQSKAEVARDSKQSPMVQRNSSFATSHEVWKYISELGISKVDLSMEDIETILNTLIFDGKVEMTIIAAKEGTVGSVDGQMKLYRGVNPIIQPTGLVKTPCGLCPVFDDCHEGGEISPSNCIYMSEWLDF